Part of the Vicinamibacteria bacterium genome, GGATGTGGAATGGCCACAGCTTTGGATTATTGACGACGACGAGAGTGGGCAAGTTGGCGCCGTTGTGGTCTAGCGAGTACGCTCCCGCGGCTCGACCACGAGGAAGTTCGCATCGTAGGTGAGCACGCCGAGGTAGATCGCGCCGATGAGCCGGTTCATGCCAACGGTGTAGTATTGCCCATCCGCCATGGGATTGGGTAGTAACGGGTCGGCGATCCTGACGTTCTGGTTCGAGGCGTCGTAGCCGCACAAAACCACGAAGTGTCCCGATGGCTCGCCGCGCACGTCGTCGTAGTCGCTCTTGGGGCCGTGCTCCCTGGGTGTCTGGTATAGATACGTGGCGCTCAAGCCGGTGAGGATAGGAACCGCCTGTTTGAGATATTTTCGGATCAACGGGGCGCTCAGCTCCCGAAAGCGCACACGCCCGCCGCGCTCCAAGAACTCGAGATAGGCGTTGGTGACGACTCGAAGCTTGGCGGAGCGTTTGTGGCGAGCCTGCGCCTGCAGCCGCTCCCGTAAATCGATTCCCGGGTCGCGGAACCAGCTCGGATCGAACACCTGCAGATTGTAGGTATAGATCGTCGCGATGTATCCGCGAGCGAGGGCATGGCACGCGAGAAAAACCGCCAGAGTCCCGCCCTGCTCGAGTCGCCCCGTTTCCGCGATGACCGTCTCGAGTGTCACATCGTCGCCATAGAACCGATATACGGCATCGAGGCAGGTTGGACCGCAGGTCGTCTCGTCGGGCTGCGCACGTATGTCGACGGGAAGAGACAGACTATCTATCTTGCGCGCTTCAGTTGGTCGGACCATCCGAGTCCTCCGCGCGACTCCGTCGGCCTCTGCGTTTCGCGAGCTCCTGGAGGTCGGCGGTGATGTCGACCTCGTCCATGATCTCCTGACCCAGCACAGATTCCAGGATATCCTCGAGCGAGACAATCCCGACGACGCTTCCGTACTCATCCACGACTCCCGACAAATGCCGTCGCGATTTGAGAAAGTTCCTCAGGAGGACGTGGCCACGCGTCTTTTCGTGGACGAAGTCGAGGGGCCTGGCCAGGCTACCCAGCTTCTTGTCGAACTCATCGTGGGCGAGCGCGGTCAGGATGTCTCGGGATAGAACGACGCCAACCCATTTCTCCGGATCCTCTGCGGAATAGATGGGAATCCGCGAGAACGTCCAGTCCTTGATATCGGTCGAAGCCTCTCTGACGGTGGTGTCGTCGGACAACTTCTGCACTACGGTTCGCGGCGTCATGATATCCCGGGCCGTGACCTGGTCGAGCGCGAGCGCGTTTTTCACGAGGTCGGCCTCGGACTTCAGAATGCTGCCCTCCTCCGCGCTGAGCATAGCCATTTGACGGACCTCGTCCTCGGGAAAGGCGATGATGGGTCCCTTGGGCTTGATGCGCTTGGACATCACCTCGACGAGTTGCAGAAGGGGGTGCAACAGGATCAGGATGGCGTTCAGAGGAATGGCGAGATGATGGGCGATCGGTCGGCTGTATGCCACGCCAAGGATCTTGGGAACGATCTCCGAGAAGAAGAGCACCGAGAGTGTGAACCCGATCGAGAAGCCGATGAGGACTGTTTCCCCGAAGAGACGACTGGCCTGGGCGCCGGCGATCGACGCACCCGCAGTGTTGGCGGCGGTGTTGAGGATCAGGATCGCGGCGATCGGACGTTCCATGTTGTGTTTGAACTTCTGAAGGAGCTTCCCCGAACGACTTCCGGACTCGACGAGGTGCCGAACGTAGGGAAGTCTCACGGAGTAGAGCGCAGCCTCGGTGAGGGAGCATAACGCCGAGACCGTCAACACGGTCATAACGGACACGATGAAAATCGTCATGACAGCACCATAAGACGACAAGTGTACAACTGATGGTACCCGGGGCGCGGGGTCGATCGCGGGCGGATGATATGCTCCGGGCGGAGGGTCTCATGAAGATCGCCATCGTGTACAACCGCAACAGCAAGAGCGTGATCAACCTCTTCGGGATGCCGAACCGCGAGAAGATCGGGATGCAGACCATCAAGCGGCTCGCTGATGCGTTGAAGGGCGGCGGGCATCAGGTCGTAGCCCTCGAAGGCGACAAGGACATCATCGAGCGTCTCGAGGAATTCATGCCGCGGGTCGTGAAGGGGGAGCGCCCCGGCTTGGTCTTCAACGTTTCGTACGGCATCCAGGGGCAGGCGCGCTATACTCACGTACCCAGCATCCTGGAGATGGTCGGCATTCCCTATGTGGCCTCGGGCCCGCTCGCGCACACGCTCGCGCTCGACAAGGTCGTCACCAAGATGATTTTGCGCCAGCACGATCTTCCCACGCCGGAGTTCGCCGTGCTGCAGGATCCCGATGCCCCGATTCCCGAGATGACTTATCCCGTGATCGTCAAGCCGAAGAACGAGGCGGTCTCGTTCGGCCTCAAAGTCTGCAAGAACGAGAAGGAGACTCGAGACGGAGCGGGGGTGATATTCAAAGAGTTCGGCCAGGCGGTGCTGATCGAGCAGTTCATCGGGGGACGCGAGATCAACGTCGGCATACTGGGAAACAATCCGCCCGAAGCGTTCCCCCCGGTTCAGCTCGATTTCGGCGCTGGTCCAGGTATCTATACCTATGAGGACAAGACCGGCCGAAGCGGGCGGAGCATCGGGCACATCTGTCCCGCACCAATCGGTGACGAGCTCACCGCGCGCGCCAAGGACGTTTCGGTGAAGGCGTTCAAGGCGCTCGGGCTGTACGACTGTTGCCGCGTCGACATGCGGCTCGACGGCCGTGGCAATCTCTACATACTCGAAGTCAACAGCCTTCCCAGTCTGGGAGAGCACGGCTCGTATCTCGTGGGCGCCGCAGCGGTCGGGCTCGATTTTCCCGCATTCGTCAATCGACTCGTCGAAGTCGCGAGCGCTCGCTATTTCGGTACGCCCGAGCCTCCCACCTTCGATGACAAAACGAAGGATCCCTCGGCTCACGCTTTTTCTTTCATCACCCAGAGACGCGACGAGCTGGAGAAGCGTTTGCGCGGATGGGTGGCCGAGACCAGCCGTACGTTGGATCCCGTGGGCCTGCAACAGGCGTGGCAGCGCGCGGGAAAGCTCTTCGAGGAGCTGGGGATGAAACCGGTGAAGGAGCTGACGGACGAGCCCGAGGTTGCGACCTGGGAGACGGTGCGCGGCTTCGAAGGAGGGACGCTCCTCGTGGCCCACGTCGACATCCCGATCGACGTGGACTTCGCCCCGCCTGTTTTTCGCCGAGACCCCGAGTGGCTCTACGGTGAAGGAGTGGGCTCACGGGCGTGCCTCGTAAGTCTCGAGTTCGCTCTCAGGAACCTCCGGAGCTTGAGGAAGCTCCGGACGTCTCGCATCGGAGTCCTCTTCTACTTCGACGAAGGTTTCGATGCGCGGAGCAGCGCCCAGAGAATCCGCGAGGCCTCGGGCCTGGCGAAGCAAGTGCTCGTGCTTCGACCGGGAATCGTCGGAGATCTGATGGTCGTCAAACGCCGGGGACAGCGAAGGTACCGATTGACCGTCGAGGGTGAGCCCAATCGCATCGGTCGCGCCTCGAAGCGGCCGGAGGCGCTCCGGTGGACCTGGCAGAAGCTCGAGCAGTGCGCCAAGCTTTCGACCCACATGAGCCGGGTTTCCGTATCCACGACCGAGGTCAAATCGGATCGGCTACCGATGCGCGTCCCTCACCGAGTCACTGTGAGTATCGTGCTCACTTTTCCCGACGACAAGGCCGCCTCCCTGCTGGAGGAGAGAATGCGCGGGATCCTCGGCAAGGGGGGCCTGAAGTGGGATCTCAAGCTCATCGCCCACAGGCCGGCCATGCCGGAACGACGTTCCGGACTGCGTCTCGCCAAGCAACTGGAGAACGTTGCCGCCGACTGGGAGATTCCTCTGGCGCGAACGACCTCGGGATGGCCGTCCGTGGCGGGACTCGTACCGGCAAGAACGGCGACGATCTGCGGCATCGGCCCGGTGTCACGCGACCTCAGAACGCCCGACGAAGCCGTGCAGCGGATCAGCCTCGTCCAGCGGACTCTGCTCCTCGCGGATTTCCTCGCTCGCGAAGAGGCAAAGGCGTCAGGTTGAGAACACCACCTCGCAAAACTCGCGAAGGGCCTCGAGCACGGCAGCACGCTTTTCGCCGTCGGTTCTGAAGGGAGCGCGCGACATCTCCAGCTGGACGAAAGGGAGCTC contains:
- a CDS encoding hemolysin family protein — encoded protein: MTIFIVSVMTVLTVSALCSLTEAALYSVRLPYVRHLVESGSRSGKLLQKFKHNMERPIAAILILNTAANTAGASIAGAQASRLFGETVLIGFSIGFTLSVLFFSEIVPKILGVAYSRPIAHHLAIPLNAILILLHPLLQLVEVMSKRIKPKGPIIAFPEDEVRQMAMLSAEEGSILKSEADLVKNALALDQVTARDIMTPRTVVQKLSDDTTVREASTDIKDWTFSRIPIYSAEDPEKWVGVVLSRDILTALAHDEFDKKLGSLARPLDFVHEKTRGHVLLRNFLKSRRHLSGVVDEYGSVVGIVSLEDILESVLGQEIMDEVDITADLQELAKRRGRRSRAEDSDGPTN
- a CDS encoding D-alanine--D-alanine ligase, translated to MKIAIVYNRNSKSVINLFGMPNREKIGMQTIKRLADALKGGGHQVVALEGDKDIIERLEEFMPRVVKGERPGLVFNVSYGIQGQARYTHVPSILEMVGIPYVASGPLAHTLALDKVVTKMILRQHDLPTPEFAVLQDPDAPIPEMTYPVIVKPKNEAVSFGLKVCKNEKETRDGAGVIFKEFGQAVLIEQFIGGREINVGILGNNPPEAFPPVQLDFGAGPGIYTYEDKTGRSGRSIGHICPAPIGDELTARAKDVSVKAFKALGLYDCCRVDMRLDGRGNLYILEVNSLPSLGEHGSYLVGAAAVGLDFPAFVNRLVEVASARYFGTPEPPTFDDKTKDPSAHAFSFITQRRDELEKRLRGWVAETSRTLDPVGLQQAWQRAGKLFEELGMKPVKELTDEPEVATWETVRGFEGGTLLVAHVDIPIDVDFAPPVFRRDPEWLYGEGVGSRACLVSLEFALRNLRSLRKLRTSRIGVLFYFDEGFDARSSAQRIREASGLAKQVLVLRPGIVGDLMVVKRRGQRRYRLTVEGEPNRIGRASKRPEALRWTWQKLEQCAKLSTHMSRVSVSTTEVKSDRLPMRVPHRVTVSIVLTFPDDKAASLLEERMRGILGKGGLKWDLKLIAHRPAMPERRSGLRLAKQLENVAADWEIPLARTTSGWPSVAGLVPARTATICGIGPVSRDLRTPDEAVQRISLVQRTLLLADFLAREEAKASG